Proteins from a genomic interval of Kribbella aluminosa:
- a CDS encoding FHA domain-containing protein FhaB/FipA: protein MSELTLTLIKLGFLALLWMFVLAVLSVIRSDLFGAKVDRPAAAAVAPQTTRTPKPAKPAKKRKGLPGSLSIADGPQAGVGASLVDEPVIIGRGSDCQIRLDDDYSSTRHARLFLSEGQWWVEDLGSTNGTYLDGQRVTRPVPAEIGGSIRIGRTTLNIAK, encoded by the coding sequence ATGTCGGAACTGACCCTGACCCTGATCAAACTGGGGTTCCTGGCCCTGTTGTGGATGTTCGTCCTCGCAGTGCTGTCCGTGATCAGGTCGGACCTGTTCGGTGCCAAGGTGGACAGGCCGGCGGCGGCCGCCGTCGCACCGCAGACCACCCGGACGCCGAAGCCCGCGAAGCCGGCCAAGAAGCGCAAGGGCCTGCCCGGGTCGCTGAGCATCGCGGACGGTCCGCAGGCCGGGGTCGGCGCGTCGCTGGTCGACGAGCCGGTGATCATCGGTCGTGGTTCGGACTGCCAGATCCGGTTGGACGACGACTACTCCTCCACCCGGCACGCCCGGCTGTTCCTGTCCGAGGGCCAGTGGTGGGTCGAGGACCTCGGCTCCACCAACGGCACGTACCTGGACGGCCAGCGGGTCACCCGCCCGGTCCCGGCCGAGATCGGCGGTTCGATCCGGATCGGCCGGACGACGCTGAACATCGCGAAGTAG
- a CDS encoding FhaA domain-containing protein — MRPLQRFERRLEGIVSGVFARAFKGDVEPIELAAALKREIDNTARILSRDRRLVPNHFTIELGPDDFERLNAYGRTLNHELANELRDHADIQRYTFSGPIDIELVQQDDLPTGKFRVVSETAGTPQRRPDQYQQPEPQPYQQEPYVPPNPPPVAPQYQPQQPPQPPQQQPRRGHPQVMLEVNGRRRPVNPPGVVLGRGTDADIQINDPGVSRRHAEIRLMPEGPGGIRVVLVDLGSTNGTLVNGRRAAEAELVDGSTVRIGNTTMTLRLADEPMAQPPSSGW; from the coding sequence GTGCGACCGCTACAGCGCTTCGAGCGACGCCTGGAAGGCATTGTCAGCGGTGTCTTCGCGCGCGCTTTCAAGGGCGACGTGGAGCCGATCGAGCTCGCGGCGGCTCTCAAGCGTGAGATCGACAACACCGCGCGGATCCTGTCCCGGGACCGCCGGCTGGTGCCGAACCACTTCACCATCGAGCTCGGCCCGGACGACTTCGAGCGGCTGAACGCCTACGGCCGGACCCTGAACCACGAGCTCGCCAACGAGCTGCGGGACCACGCGGACATCCAGCGGTACACGTTCTCCGGACCCATCGACATCGAGCTGGTCCAGCAGGATGATCTGCCGACCGGTAAGTTCCGGGTGGTCAGCGAGACGGCCGGGACGCCCCAGCGGCGGCCGGACCAGTACCAGCAGCCCGAGCCCCAGCCCTACCAGCAGGAGCCCTACGTGCCGCCGAACCCGCCGCCGGTTGCCCCGCAGTACCAGCCGCAGCAGCCTCCGCAGCCCCCGCAGCAGCAGCCGCGCCGCGGACACCCGCAGGTGATGCTCGAGGTGAACGGCCGTCGCCGCCCGGTCAACCCGCCCGGTGTGGTGCTCGGCCGCGGTACCGACGCGGACATCCAGATCAACGACCCGGGCGTCTCCCGGCGGCACGCCGAGATCCGGCTGATGCCCGAAGGCCCCGGCGGTATCCGGGTGGTGCTGGTCGACCTCGGCTCCACCAACGGCACGCTGGTGAACGGCCGCCGGGCCGCCGAGGCCGAGCTGGTCGACGGCTCCACCGTCCGGATCGGCAACACGACCATGACCCTGCGTCTCGCGGACGAGCCGATGGCCCAGCCGCCGAGCAGCGGGTGGTGA
- a CDS encoding PrsW family glutamic-type intramembrane protease, whose translation MTAQQLVRRWAWVGTLVVGAGLYLAVLVVLTDTGNPNLFPTMILLGALVVPLTFVTFAAGRSGRWLIDGPTLGGCLLFGGVVGVVVAGLLEYDAMRRLGTLPMVGVGLIEEAAKLVVPAVLVVFFGHRYRVSIGGGIVIGIAVGTGFAVLETMGYAFVALLQSGGNVGAAEQTLFIRGLLSPAGHAAWTGLTCWGLWRFAIAPTGRHFAGFLGMYVLAVALHTIWDGIGGRITYAVVGAISIGLLLYGLKRAQRTDQRPALGYGQDVSK comes from the coding sequence ATGACCGCACAGCAACTCGTACGCAGGTGGGCATGGGTCGGCACGTTGGTGGTCGGCGCCGGGTTGTACCTCGCTGTGCTGGTGGTGCTCACCGACACCGGGAATCCGAATCTGTTCCCGACGATGATCCTGCTCGGCGCGCTCGTGGTCCCGCTGACGTTCGTGACGTTCGCGGCCGGCCGGTCCGGGCGGTGGCTGATCGACGGGCCGACGCTCGGCGGCTGCCTGCTGTTCGGCGGCGTGGTCGGCGTGGTGGTGGCCGGCCTGCTCGAGTACGACGCCATGCGCCGGCTCGGGACGCTGCCGATGGTCGGGGTGGGCCTGATCGAGGAGGCGGCCAAGCTCGTCGTACCGGCGGTCCTGGTGGTGTTCTTCGGACATCGGTACCGGGTCTCGATCGGCGGCGGGATCGTGATCGGGATCGCGGTCGGCACCGGGTTCGCCGTACTGGAGACCATGGGATACGCGTTCGTCGCGCTGCTGCAGTCCGGCGGGAACGTCGGCGCCGCGGAGCAGACGCTGTTCATCCGCGGCCTGCTCTCCCCGGCCGGGCACGCCGCGTGGACCGGTCTGACCTGCTGGGGACTGTGGCGGTTCGCGATCGCGCCGACCGGCCGGCACTTCGCCGGTTTCCTCGGGATGTACGTGCTGGCGGTCGCCCTGCACACGATCTGGGACGGCATCGGCGGCCGGATCACGTACGCCGTGGTCGGCGCGATCTCGATCGGTCTGCTGCTGTACGGCCTCAAGCGCGCCCAGCGCACCGACCAGCGACCGGCCCTCGGGTATGGACAAGACGTGTCGAAATGA
- a CDS encoding ABC transporter ATP-binding protein, protein MEQALELVGLTKVFGEQRAVDDLSLSVPAGSFFGMLGPNGAGKTTSLSMAVGLLRPDGGTARIFGVDVWREPTQAKALVGVLPDGLAMPERLTGREVLTYLGLLRGLPEDEVRRRAAELLEVLELDHEDDKQVIGYSTGMRKKLGLAVALLHAPRLLVLDEPFEAVDPVSAATIRTILHRFIAGGGSVVISSHVMALVEQLCDRVAVVADGKVVAAGTVSEVRAGGSLEDAFVSLVGASTRGAEGLTWLSH, encoded by the coding sequence ATGGAACAAGCGCTGGAGCTCGTCGGCCTGACCAAGGTGTTCGGGGAACAACGGGCCGTCGACGATCTCAGTCTGAGCGTGCCGGCCGGGTCGTTCTTCGGCATGCTCGGGCCGAACGGGGCCGGGAAGACGACGTCGCTGTCGATGGCCGTCGGGCTGCTCCGGCCCGACGGCGGTACGGCGCGGATCTTCGGCGTGGACGTGTGGCGCGAGCCGACGCAGGCGAAAGCGCTGGTCGGGGTGCTGCCGGACGGGCTCGCGATGCCCGAACGGCTGACCGGGCGGGAGGTGCTCACGTACCTCGGCTTGCTCCGCGGACTGCCCGAGGACGAGGTACGGCGGCGCGCGGCCGAGCTGCTGGAGGTGCTGGAGCTCGATCACGAGGACGACAAGCAGGTGATCGGCTACTCGACCGGGATGCGGAAGAAGCTCGGGCTCGCGGTCGCGCTCCTGCACGCGCCGCGGCTGCTGGTGCTGGACGAGCCGTTCGAGGCGGTCGACCCGGTGTCGGCGGCAACCATCAGGACGATCCTGCACCGGTTCATCGCCGGCGGCGGGTCGGTGGTGATCTCGAGCCACGTGATGGCCCTGGTGGAGCAGCTGTGTGACCGGGTCGCAGTGGTCGCGGACGGGAAGGTCGTTGCCGCGGGCACCGTTTCGGAGGTGCGGGCGGGCGGCAGCCTGGAGGACGCGTTCGTGTCGCTGGTCGGCGCGTCGACGCGTGGTGCCGAGGGGCTGACGTGGCTCTCGCACTGA
- a CDS encoding PP2C family protein-serine/threonine phosphatase — protein MTLSLDYATLSDVGRVRRNNEDSAYAGPHLLLLADGMGGAAAGEVASAAAVQVIRRLDTAEIGGEDMIEALAGAVHRANERLSELVEEDPEREGMGSTVTALMFDGKQLGLAHLGDSRAYRLRDGQLYQLSHDHTFVQSLVDEGRISQEEAFTHPHRNLILRVLDGRPDSDPDLKMLDVEAGDRLMLCSDGLPDYVSDEVIAASMSSGTPDSVVVELITHALEGRLERQRHLCGGGRRRDRARERSPAAAGRRRRRARPGQHRSRRADGRSRRPG, from the coding sequence ATGACCCTGTCGCTCGACTACGCAACCCTTTCCGACGTCGGACGGGTGCGCCGCAACAACGAGGACTCGGCGTACGCCGGTCCGCACCTGCTGCTGCTCGCCGACGGAATGGGCGGCGCGGCCGCCGGTGAGGTGGCCAGTGCCGCCGCGGTCCAGGTGATCCGCCGCCTGGACACCGCGGAGATCGGCGGCGAGGACATGATCGAGGCGCTGGCCGGCGCCGTGCACCGCGCGAACGAGCGGCTCTCCGAGCTGGTCGAGGAGGACCCCGAGCGCGAGGGCATGGGCTCGACGGTCACCGCGCTGATGTTCGACGGCAAGCAGCTCGGGCTGGCGCATCTCGGCGACTCCCGGGCGTACCGGCTGCGCGACGGGCAGCTGTACCAGCTGAGCCACGACCACACGTTCGTCCAGTCGCTGGTCGACGAGGGCCGGATCTCCCAGGAGGAGGCCTTCACGCACCCGCACCGGAACCTGATCCTCCGGGTGCTGGACGGCCGCCCGGACTCCGATCCCGACCTGAAGATGCTCGACGTCGAGGCCGGCGACCGGCTGATGCTGTGCAGCGACGGCCTGCCCGACTACGTCAGCGACGAGGTGATCGCCGCCTCGATGTCGTCCGGTACGCCGGACTCGGTCGTGGTGGAGCTGATCACGCACGCGCTCGAGGGCCGGCTCGAACGACAACGTCACCTGTGTGGTGGCGGACGTCGTCGAGACCGAGCCCGCGAGCGGAGTCCAGCCGCAGCTGGTCGGCGCCGCCGCCGAGCTCGCCCAGGGCAGCACCGGTCGCGCCGAGCAGACGGTCGCAGCCGGCGTCCTGGGTGA
- a CDS encoding S8 family serine peptidase, translating into MSSPRRIAALTTAAVLALGAATVIPAAAAPPPSASGTPAKTSTVTLITGDVVEVTDAGGGRKAATVHPAAGREGVSFHTVEADGGLRVLPSDAVPYISTGVLDANLFDVDELIADGYGESADLPLIVKDTPGLRAAQNLTGTTTTRQLPSIGGRAVEAAKDQLPALWKSLKPADGQRSLASGVTKIWLDGKVKPVLDKSVPQIGAPDAWKAGYEGSGVEVAVLDTGIDATHPDLQGKVKESQDFSGSPSGTEDHFGHGTHVAATIAGTGAGAGGTRKGVAPKADLLIGKVLGDDGYGYDSWIISGMEWAANQGAKVVNMSLGGDATDGTDPLSQAVNDITAQTGTLFVVAAGNEGRDESVGTPGAAAAALTVGAVDRQDKLADFSSRGPRLGDSGLKPEITAPGVGIIAARAAGTVMGDPVDELYTAASGTSMATPHVAGAAALLAQQHPDWKADQLKNALVSTAKTQPDQTVYQQGAGRVDLTRAVAQKVTASGVADFGLQTTTDPTTRTITYRNDADNAVTLNLAAQITNLDSGKPTTAGFTVPGTVTVPAHGTADVPLALDPAQVGRGQYSGWVVATGPDGVVTHTAVGTLRSGPKHKVTFRAVDMDGKPTGVPVFSLYGDNSRSDVLAWLRDGQTYTAEVEEGTYLMHALVEHNDPQNEQASLVTDPDVVINKDTDIVIDARKAVPITIETPKPSEQQAVLSYYVHRVYGNGRSIAHGVMHFSTVQKVNVTPTKPVKDGTFEFSSRWQLVAPMVQASVPGVPGPLDINLLGQSPAYDGKKRFRLAASLQDAKGALVVLPSDSERAEIDAAAAAGAAAVVLIRPADWTAWTVWRPTGDRLPIPAMVTTVKDGQKLLDRAKRGGASIDLTLTTSSPYLYDVQQVSTGAIPAKIDYKVTPANSARITTRYADNGGFNWAKEQRFGWRPWQEYSWNDSQRFVETPKVREEWVTSGDSLWQHRVHHLYTWDTMNPLGGGMTSVPQSYRSAKSDETWFGPVVRPAAAPGVPSTRTGDRLSLRIPAFVDADGHYTRGETTSASATLSRDGKVVADMPNAWADVITTSADAAYKLDLSTARIDEDGEWNWGTRTQTSWEFRSSKQPEDKAVPLALQQIDYKVPVDLTGRVAARTHVIGFESPRATSLQVWSSFDEGKTWQKLLTVGAAGHYVAVVPNAHDTVSLRVEATGPNGAKITQTVIRAYGIK; encoded by the coding sequence ATGTCCTCCCCCCGACGGATCGCCGCGCTGACCACAGCGGCGGTCCTTGCCCTCGGCGCGGCGACGGTGATCCCGGCCGCCGCCGCCCCGCCACCGTCCGCGAGCGGAACACCCGCCAAGACCTCCACGGTCACGCTGATCACCGGTGACGTCGTCGAAGTGACCGACGCCGGCGGTGGCCGGAAGGCCGCCACCGTGCACCCGGCCGCGGGCCGCGAAGGCGTCTCGTTCCACACCGTCGAGGCCGACGGCGGCCTGCGGGTGCTGCCGAGCGACGCCGTCCCGTACATCTCCACCGGCGTCCTGGACGCGAACCTGTTCGACGTCGACGAGCTGATCGCGGACGGGTACGGCGAATCCGCCGACCTCCCGCTGATCGTCAAGGACACGCCCGGACTCCGGGCAGCGCAGAACCTGACCGGTACGACGACCACCCGGCAGCTGCCGTCGATCGGCGGCCGCGCCGTCGAGGCCGCGAAGGACCAGCTCCCGGCGCTGTGGAAATCGCTGAAGCCCGCCGACGGTCAACGGAGCCTGGCCAGCGGCGTCACCAAAATCTGGCTGGACGGCAAGGTCAAGCCTGTACTGGACAAGAGCGTCCCGCAGATCGGTGCCCCGGACGCCTGGAAGGCCGGCTACGAGGGGTCCGGGGTCGAGGTCGCCGTACTGGACACCGGCATCGACGCGACGCACCCGGATCTGCAGGGCAAGGTCAAGGAGAGCCAGGACTTCTCCGGCAGCCCGAGCGGTACCGAGGACCACTTCGGCCACGGTACGCACGTGGCCGCGACGATCGCCGGCACCGGTGCGGGCGCCGGCGGTACCCGCAAGGGCGTCGCGCCGAAGGCCGACCTGCTGATCGGCAAGGTGCTCGGCGACGACGGGTACGGCTACGACTCCTGGATCATCTCCGGGATGGAGTGGGCCGCCAATCAGGGCGCGAAGGTCGTCAACATGAGCCTCGGCGGCGACGCCACCGACGGCACCGACCCGCTCAGCCAGGCGGTCAACGACATCACCGCACAGACCGGCACGCTGTTCGTGGTTGCGGCCGGCAACGAGGGCCGGGACGAGTCGGTCGGTACGCCGGGCGCTGCCGCCGCCGCGCTGACCGTCGGCGCCGTCGACCGGCAGGACAAGCTTGCCGACTTCTCCAGCCGCGGGCCTCGCCTCGGCGACTCGGGCCTGAAGCCGGAGATCACCGCGCCCGGCGTCGGCATCATCGCCGCCCGGGCCGCCGGCACCGTGATGGGCGACCCGGTCGACGAGCTCTACACGGCCGCCTCCGGTACGTCGATGGCAACGCCGCACGTCGCCGGTGCCGCCGCGCTCCTCGCCCAGCAGCACCCGGACTGGAAGGCCGACCAGCTGAAGAACGCGCTGGTCAGTACGGCGAAGACGCAGCCGGACCAGACCGTCTACCAGCAGGGCGCCGGTCGCGTCGACCTGACTCGCGCCGTCGCGCAGAAGGTGACCGCGAGCGGGGTCGCGGACTTCGGTCTGCAGACCACGACCGACCCGACGACCCGGACCATCACGTACCGGAACGACGCCGACAACGCGGTCACGCTGAACCTCGCCGCCCAGATCACGAACCTGGACAGCGGCAAGCCGACGACCGCCGGCTTCACGGTCCCCGGCACGGTGACGGTGCCCGCGCACGGCACCGCCGACGTACCGCTGGCGCTGGACCCGGCGCAGGTCGGCCGCGGGCAGTACAGCGGCTGGGTCGTCGCCACCGGGCCTGACGGCGTCGTCACCCACACCGCGGTCGGCACGCTCCGGTCCGGGCCGAAGCACAAGGTCACGTTCCGCGCCGTCGACATGGACGGCAAGCCGACCGGTGTCCCGGTGTTCTCGCTGTACGGCGACAACTCGCGGTCCGACGTACTGGCATGGCTCCGCGACGGTCAGACGTACACCGCCGAGGTCGAAGAGGGCACCTACCTGATGCACGCGCTGGTCGAGCACAACGACCCGCAGAACGAGCAGGCCAGCCTGGTCACCGATCCGGACGTCGTGATCAACAAGGACACCGACATCGTCATCGACGCCCGGAAGGCGGTGCCGATCACGATCGAGACACCGAAACCGTCCGAGCAGCAGGCGGTGCTCAGCTATTACGTCCACCGGGTCTACGGCAACGGCCGGTCGATCGCGCACGGTGTCATGCACTTCAGCACGGTCCAGAAGGTCAACGTGACACCGACCAAGCCGGTCAAGGACGGCACCTTCGAGTTCTCCTCCCGCTGGCAACTGGTCGCGCCGATGGTGCAGGCGTCCGTGCCCGGCGTACCCGGGCCGCTGGACATCAACCTGCTCGGCCAGTCACCGGCGTACGACGGGAAGAAGCGGTTCCGGCTGGCGGCCTCGCTGCAGGACGCGAAGGGCGCGCTGGTCGTGCTGCCGTCGGACAGCGAGCGGGCGGAGATCGACGCGGCCGCGGCAGCCGGTGCGGCGGCGGTCGTCCTGATCCGGCCGGCCGACTGGACCGCGTGGACGGTGTGGCGCCCGACCGGTGACCGGCTGCCGATCCCGGCGATGGTGACGACGGTCAAGGACGGCCAGAAGCTCCTCGACCGGGCCAAGCGCGGCGGCGCCTCGATCGACCTGACGCTGACCACCTCCAGCCCGTACCTGTACGACGTACAGCAGGTGTCGACCGGCGCGATCCCGGCGAAGATCGATTACAAGGTGACCCCCGCGAACAGCGCCCGGATCACCACGCGGTACGCCGACAACGGCGGGTTCAACTGGGCCAAGGAGCAGCGGTTCGGCTGGCGCCCGTGGCAGGAGTACTCCTGGAACGACTCGCAGCGGTTCGTCGAGACGCCCAAGGTGCGAGAGGAGTGGGTGACCTCGGGTGACTCGCTCTGGCAGCACCGGGTGCACCATCTGTACACGTGGGACACCATGAACCCGCTCGGCGGCGGGATGACGTCGGTGCCGCAGAGCTACCGGTCGGCGAAGTCGGACGAGACGTGGTTCGGACCAGTGGTACGGCCGGCTGCCGCGCCTGGTGTGCCGTCGACCCGTACCGGTGACCGGCTGTCGCTCCGGATCCCGGCGTTCGTGGACGCGGACGGGCACTACACGCGCGGCGAGACGACGTCCGCGTCGGCGACGCTGTCCCGCGACGGGAAGGTCGTCGCCGACATGCCGAACGCGTGGGCGGACGTGATCACGACGAGCGCCGACGCGGCGTACAAGCTGGATCTGTCGACCGCACGCATCGACGAGGACGGCGAGTGGAACTGGGGGACGCGTACGCAGACCTCATGGGAGTTCCGCTCGTCCAAGCAACCGGAGGACAAGGCGGTCCCGCTCGCACTGCAGCAGATCGACTACAAGGTCCCGGTAGACCTGACCGGCCGGGTCGCCGCCCGTACCCACGTCATCGGCTTCGAGTCTCCTCGCGCCACCTCGCTCCAGGTCTGGTCCTCCTTCGACGAAGGCAAGACCTGGCAGAAACTCCTCACCGTCGGTGCCGCCGGCCACTACGTGGCGGTAGTCCCCAACGCCCACGACACCGTCTCCCTCAGGGTCGAAGCGACCGGCCCGAACGGCGCGAAGATCACCCAGACCGTGATCCGCGCCTACGGCATCAAGTAG
- a CDS encoding helix-turn-helix domain-containing protein — protein sequence MQDGSLLDAHEEHTYRLLVGLSAARAAELAEVAELPPQETDEVLQRLQAKGLVSVQPADEPVFRPLPPDVAFGTTLLRRQESLEAARKTVAALSEEFRAGAGRRDAHHLVEVIIGATTLRERLRDLQNSAREEILWFCRANPLAMQGADNTEEYGALSRGVRYRAIYERALIETPGELDSIAEGVSWGEEARVVPTLPVRIAIVDRRTAICPLVRDDESIGEPSAAIISRGQLLDALLALFESYWELATPVRLQPEDAEQTEGLDDSERLLLSLLVGGVPDKSIANQLGISRRTVQRRLDRLMSIAGVDTRTGLAFQAAKRAWI from the coding sequence ATGCAGGACGGTTCGTTGCTCGACGCGCACGAGGAGCACACGTACCGGCTGCTGGTCGGCCTGTCCGCCGCGCGGGCCGCGGAGCTTGCCGAGGTCGCCGAGCTGCCGCCGCAGGAGACCGACGAGGTGCTGCAGCGGTTGCAGGCGAAGGGGCTCGTGTCGGTGCAGCCCGCCGATGAGCCGGTGTTCCGGCCGCTGCCGCCGGATGTCGCGTTCGGTACGACGCTGCTCCGCCGTCAGGAGTCGCTCGAGGCCGCCCGGAAGACGGTGGCCGCGCTCAGCGAGGAGTTCCGGGCCGGCGCCGGCCGCCGCGACGCGCACCACCTGGTCGAGGTCATCATCGGCGCCACCACCCTCCGCGAACGGCTGCGCGACCTGCAGAACTCGGCCCGCGAGGAGATCCTCTGGTTCTGCCGCGCGAACCCGCTGGCGATGCAGGGCGCCGACAACACCGAGGAGTACGGCGCACTCTCCCGCGGCGTGCGCTACCGGGCGATCTACGAGCGGGCGCTGATCGAGACCCCGGGCGAACTGGACTCGATCGCGGAGGGCGTCAGCTGGGGCGAAGAGGCCCGGGTCGTACCGACGCTCCCCGTGCGAATCGCGATCGTCGACCGGCGGACGGCGATCTGCCCGCTGGTGCGCGACGACGAGAGCATCGGTGAGCCGTCGGCCGCGATCATCAGCCGCGGACAGTTGCTGGACGCGTTGCTGGCGCTCTTCGAGAGTTACTGGGAGCTCGCGACGCCGGTCCGGCTGCAGCCGGAGGACGCCGAGCAGACGGAGGGGCTGGACGACTCGGAGCGGCTGCTGCTCTCGTTGCTGGTCGGTGGCGTGCCGGACAAGTCGATCGCCAACCAGCTGGGCATCAGTCGCCGTACCGTCCAGCGCCGTCTCGATCGCCTGATGTCCATCGCCGGCGTCGACACCCGCACCGGCCTCGCCTTCCAAGCGGCGAAACGCGCCTGGATCTAA